In Chaetodon auriga isolate fChaAug3 chromosome 7, fChaAug3.hap1, whole genome shotgun sequence, a genomic segment contains:
- the mpzl3 gene encoding myelin protein zero-like protein 3 yields MRVNPFSHLKMRRQCRGSPALNAVLLPLWFGLLAPSLVSSITVTTPAELHASKGDAVTLSCTFTSSSRPTSKMTVDWSYRPQSGGPPQTFFHFSSRAYPPLDGQFTGRIRWQGTPARGDASISLINATLNDNGTYTCSVRNPPDVHGSPASHTVLTVTPKAPSIRFSDVAVLLAFVLLPSAVITLVLIGRMLCPKNLRSQSKSYRSPIEVTEGEEYGIYPPGDKVKRASCCDLYLMESEDEDEYLNLKQRPSLHDGYAESQC; encoded by the exons ATGCGGGTGAATCCGTTTTCACATCTTAAAATGCGTCGACAGTGCCGAGGGAGTCCCGCTCTGAACGCCGTGTTGCTGCCGCTCTGGTTCGGACTTCTCG CCCCTTCCCTAGTCTCCTCCATCACAGTGACGACTCCAGCTGAGCTCCATGCCTCCAAAGGGGACGCCGTCACATTGTCCTGCACTTTCACGTCCAGCAGTAGGCCGACCAGTAAGATGACTGTCGACTGGTCTTACAGGCCCCAGAGTGGAGGGCCACCACAGACA TTTTTCCACTTCTCCTCACGGGCGTACCCTCCGCTTGACGGTCAGTTTACTGGTCGAATCCGGTGGCAGGGAACCCCGGCGCGCGGGGACGCCTCCATCTCTCTGATTAACGCCACGCTGAACGATAACGGGACCTACACATGCTCAGTCAGAAATCCTCCTGATGTCCACGGGTCTCCGGCTTCGCACACTGTACTCACTGTCACGCCAAAGG CACCCAGCATTCGCTTCTCCGATGTTGCGGTCCTCCTCGCTTTCGTCCTCCTCCCCTCCGCTGTCATCACCCTCGTTCTGATTGGTCGGATGCTCTGTCCCAAGAACCTGCGCAGCCAATCGAAATCCTACAGATCGCCCATAGAGGTCACAGAAGG AGAGGAGTATGGCATCTACCCACCAGGGGACAAAGTAAAGAGGGCCTCGTGCTGTGACCTATATCTGATG GAgtcagaggatgaagatgagtaTCTCAACCTGAAGCAGAGACCTTCTTTGCATGACGGCTATGCTGAGTCTCAGTGCTAG